One window from the genome of Candidatus Nitrosotenuis cloacae encodes:
- the serS gene encoding serine--tRNA ligase, whose amino-acid sequence MLDPKILREKPDLIRRMLRDRNVDFDLDSMISLDLRRRDLMTKTDELRKKKNTVAVEIASKKKTGQDATDAISQMQSVSQELQLLEAEQLKVDADYSRLALTIPNLVHDSVPIGPDESANREVRKWGSVPSFDFKVKDHIDISSELGLVDLERAAKTAGARFYYLKKSLVKLNQALIHYALDFLDEKKYTLIQPPYMINKNSMEGAVIAQDFEDVIYKVQDEDLFLIGTSEHSIAAMHSDEILDGKDLPIRYAGVSPCFRKEAGAHGRDQKGIFRVHQFEKVEQYVFARPEESWKEHEKMIAVAEEFYQNLGIPYRVMLLSSGDLGKVSAKTYDMEAWMAGQNAYREVVSCSNCLDFQTRRLKIRFRDKTNEQTQYLHSLNSTLVATTRTLVAIMENFQTRDGHVEVPKPLQRYLGASLI is encoded by the coding sequence ATGCTGGATCCAAAGATCCTCAGGGAAAAGCCCGATCTCATTCGCAGGATGCTCAGGGACAGAAATGTTGACTTTGACCTTGACTCCATGATAAGCCTGGACTTGCGCAGGCGCGACCTCATGACAAAGACGGACGAGCTGCGAAAAAAGAAGAACACCGTTGCAGTCGAGATTGCAAGTAAGAAAAAGACGGGCCAGGACGCCACAGACGCAATCTCGCAGATGCAGTCGGTGTCCCAAGAACTGCAGTTGCTTGAGGCAGAGCAGCTCAAAGTGGATGCAGATTATTCCAGACTTGCGCTTACAATTCCAAATTTAGTTCACGACTCCGTTCCAATAGGCCCCGATGAAAGCGCAAACCGCGAGGTACGAAAGTGGGGCAGCGTGCCAAGCTTTGACTTTAAGGTAAAAGACCACATCGACATTTCGTCTGAGTTGGGCCTAGTCGACTTGGAGCGAGCCGCAAAGACGGCAGGCGCAAGATTCTACTATCTGAAAAAGTCGCTAGTCAAGCTGAACCAGGCGCTGATTCACTATGCCCTTGACTTTCTTGACGAAAAAAAATACACGCTTATCCAGCCGCCATACATGATAAACAAAAACTCCATGGAGGGGGCGGTGATTGCGCAGGACTTTGAAGATGTGATATACAAGGTGCAGGACGAGGACCTGTTTTTGATTGGTACGTCAGAGCACTCCATTGCGGCAATGCACTCAGACGAGATACTTGACGGAAAGGACCTGCCCATACGATATGCAGGCGTCAGCCCGTGCTTTAGAAAGGAGGCAGGGGCACACGGCCGCGACCAGAAGGGGATATTCAGAGTTCACCAGTTTGAAAAGGTAGAGCAGTACGTATTTGCAAGACCGGAAGAGTCGTGGAAGGAGCACGAAAAGATGATCGCAGTTGCAGAAGAGTTTTACCAAAATCTAGGCATCCCGTACAGAGTCATGCTGCTTTCAAGCGGGGACCTTGGCAAGGTGTCTGCAAAAACATACGATATGGAGGCGTGGATGGCAGGCCAGAACGCGTACCGAGAGGTGGTGTCATGTTCAAACTGCCTTGACTTTCAGACAAGGCGCCTAAAGATACGATTCCGCGACAAGACCAACGAGCAGACGCAGTATCTGCACTCGTTGAACAGCACGCTTGTGGCAACCACTAGGACGCTTGTGGCAATT
- a CDS encoding KEOPS complex subunit Pcc1 has translation MESKIKITVSGISGKKADAIRRALEPDNVNFPDGLQMSMENLDNALVFNFHSTGNMKKMTATIDEVLAHVQMALKVIE, from the coding sequence ATGGAATCCAAAATCAAAATAACAGTTAGCGGCATCTCCGGCAAAAAGGCAGATGCCATACGACGTGCGCTCGAGCCGGACAACGTCAACTTTCCGGACGGACTGCAGATGAGCATGGAAAATCTTGATAATGCGCTTGTCTTTAACTTCCACAGTACAGGCAACATGAAAAAGATGACAGCTACAATCGACGAGGTTTTGGCCCATGTCCAGATGGCACTCAAGGTGATAGAGTGA
- a CDS encoding DHH family phosphoesterase → MVKNLNEALSNFSDRITDAIKAGKDISITTHIDCDGITSGSIITKALIRAGAKVTARTVKEMNGSVIKNMQQDSRDFHIVTDLGGGFARQLDEALGEQWLVLDHHEIPDEEHDNDRVINAWKYGINGGTEICAGGMAYFASKALDRHNTDLAPIAVVSALGDRQDQGEKKSFTGKNAEIVEEAKSGGRLQIDMDLLLVGRETRQLVDALAFTSQPFIEGLTWSRDSCFSLFKSAGISLKDGGRFRTPSDLTDDEKRVLIEAITKFASSQNATQIMDELIGHTYTFPSEERRSFLRDAREFSTMLNSCGRIGRAGVGMAICMGDRNRMLQEGENILVEYRKMIREYMNILTNERWRINGTTSCVMVNGEGVIPETMTGTISSLLAGSPKNAGKIIILRTDGEENTVKFSSRKSIGCKTDVNLSVLMKTGAEKFNGIGGGHDAAAGARITKDKLDGFLDFLEDSVNGIQNQNNS, encoded by the coding sequence ATGGTAAAAAATCTTAACGAAGCATTATCAAATTTTTCAGATCGCATAACAGACGCAATCAAGGCAGGAAAGGACATTTCCATTACAACCCACATCGACTGCGACGGCATAACGTCTGGCAGCATAATCACAAAGGCCCTGATTCGGGCAGGCGCAAAGGTGACTGCAAGGACGGTCAAGGAGATGAACGGATCTGTCATCAAAAACATGCAGCAGGACTCGCGCGACTTTCACATAGTAACGGATCTTGGCGGCGGATTTGCAAGACAGCTTGACGAGGCGCTAGGCGAGCAATGGCTTGTCTTGGACCATCACGAGATACCAGACGAAGAGCATGATAATGACAGGGTGATAAACGCCTGGAAGTACGGCATCAATGGAGGTACCGAGATCTGCGCAGGCGGCATGGCATATTTTGCGTCAAAGGCACTTGACAGACACAACACGGACCTTGCACCAATAGCCGTCGTCTCAGCACTAGGCGACAGACAGGACCAGGGTGAGAAAAAGTCATTCACAGGAAAAAACGCAGAGATAGTCGAGGAGGCAAAGTCTGGAGGGAGGCTGCAGATAGACATGGACCTACTGCTGGTGGGCCGCGAGACGCGCCAGCTTGTAGACGCGCTTGCATTCACGTCGCAGCCGTTCATCGAGGGGCTGACATGGAGCCGCGACTCTTGCTTTTCGCTCTTCAAGTCGGCAGGAATCAGCCTAAAGGACGGCGGCAGATTCAGGACTCCATCGGATCTTACCGACGACGAAAAGCGCGTGCTCATCGAGGCAATTACAAAATTTGCAAGCTCGCAGAACGCGACCCAGATCATGGATGAACTAATCGGGCACACCTACACGTTCCCAAGCGAGGAGAGGCGCAGCTTTTTGCGCGACGCGCGAGAGTTCTCCACCATGCTCAACTCCTGCGGAAGGATCGGCAGGGCCGGAGTCGGAATGGCAATCTGCATGGGGGACAGAAACAGGATGCTACAGGAGGGAGAAAACATACTGGTGGAATACAGAAAGATGATCAGAGAGTACATGAACATTTTGACAAACGAGAGGTGGCGCATCAACGGCACCACAAGCTGCGTCATGGTGAACGGTGAGGGAGTCATCCCCGAGACAATGACTGGCACCATCTCGTCACTTCTTGCAGGCTCGCCAAAGAACGCAGGCAAGATAATCATACTGAGGACGGACGGCGAGGAGAACACGGTCAAGTTCTCGTCCAGAAAGTCCATCGGCTGCAAGACGGATGTAAACCTAAGCGTGCTGATGAAGACAGGCGCAGAAAAGTTCAACGGAATCGGCGGCGGCCACGATGCGGCAGCTGGCGCAAGGATCACAAAGGACAAGCTTGACGGATTTCTAGACTTTTTGGAAGACAGCGTAAATGGAATCCAAAATCAAAATAACAGTTAG
- a CDS encoding 30S ribosomal protein S15: MGRVHTHRHGQSHSTRPITQRTPSWISNPKEIEELVVKYGKDGVPMSQIGIKMRDQHAVPLVKPIVKKSIKKILDDNGIKPDIPEDLNNIVKKAVNLQRHLRSNNSDKRNVRSLELVEAKVHRISTYYKRIGALPQNWKYKSVVAQLE; the protein is encoded by the coding sequence ATGGGACGTGTACATACACACAGACACGGTCAGTCGCACTCGACTAGGCCGATCACGCAACGAACCCCTTCATGGATATCAAATCCAAAGGAGATAGAGGAGCTGGTCGTAAAGTATGGCAAGGACGGAGTCCCAATGAGCCAGATCGGCATCAAGATGAGAGACCAGCACGCAGTGCCCCTAGTAAAGCCGATCGTAAAAAAGTCCATCAAAAAGATCCTCGACGACAACGGAATCAAGCCGGACATCCCAGAGGACCTAAACAACATAGTCAAAAAGGCAGTAAACCTGCAAAGACACCTCAGAAGCAACAACTCTGACAAGAGAAACGTAAGATCGCTCGAACTGGTAGAGGCAAAGGTCCACAGGATTTCAACATACTACAAGAGAATCGGCGCGCTTCCGCAAAACTGGAAGTATAAATCAGTCGTTGCCCAGCTTGAGTAA